The proteins below are encoded in one region of Pseudanabaena sp. BC1403:
- a CDS encoding DUF2808 domain-containing protein produces MKIQMIKKLGIVSCLAVACAVVSPSVVRAQSNAGFILFGGIKDSALDYCLDNGGSGRSDRYYLEVKPQKFKVSEVIITYPDHFNGSFDTSDMKLRVTDQCRGGKDLEIESATWDKETRRITIIPKEPIPSKTAIRAVLSNVRNPDYSGFYQFDGRVMRADIPVPQYFGSWVITLD; encoded by the coding sequence ATGAAGATCCAAATGATCAAAAAACTGGGTATTGTTTCCTGTCTAGCTGTAGCTTGTGCTGTAGTTTCGCCATCTGTAGTTCGCGCCCAATCCAATGCAGGATTTATTCTTTTTGGCGGAATCAAAGATAGTGCACTTGACTATTGTCTTGACAATGGCGGCAGTGGTCGTAGCGATCGTTATTATTTAGAAGTAAAGCCACAGAAATTCAAAGTTTCCGAAGTGATCATTACCTACCCTGATCATTTTAATGGCAGCTTTGATACATCAGACATGAAACTGCGCGTAACCGATCAATGCCGTGGGGGCAAAGACTTAGAGATTGAATCGGCAACTTGGGATAAAGAAACTCGCCGCATTACGATTATCCCCAAAGAGCCAATTCCATCCAAAACAGCAATTCGAGCCGTGCTATCCAACGTCAGAAATCCCGACTATAGCGGTTTCTATCAGTTTGACGGCAGAGTCATGCGTGCTGACATCCCCGTACCTCAATATTTTGGCTCATGGGTGATCACTCTCGATTAA
- the hisH gene encoding imidazole glycerol phosphate synthase subunit HisH produces MPVVAVIDYDMGNLHSACKGLEMAGATPIVTNDPQELADADAIVLPGVGAFDPAMQKLRATKLEQPIHDAIASGKPFLGICLGMQILFESSEEGQEAGLGIIKGQVKRFSHEPNLTIPHMGWNQLELRQSNCALWQDLGASPWMYFVHSYFTAPVDSSVTAATTTHGSQTVTVAIAKDNVMAVQFHPEKSSNDGIHLLSNFVRMISA; encoded by the coding sequence ATGCCAGTTGTGGCAGTGATCGACTACGACATGGGCAACCTACACTCAGCCTGCAAAGGTCTAGAGATGGCAGGCGCAACCCCAATCGTCACCAATGATCCGCAAGAGTTGGCTGATGCCGATGCTATTGTTTTGCCAGGGGTAGGAGCATTTGATCCTGCGATGCAAAAATTGCGAGCGACTAAGCTAGAACAGCCAATACATGATGCGATCGCATCGGGCAAGCCATTTTTAGGAATTTGCTTAGGGATGCAAATCCTATTTGAAAGCAGCGAAGAGGGACAAGAAGCTGGCTTAGGTATCATCAAAGGTCAAGTCAAACGATTTAGTCATGAGCCTAATTTGACAATCCCGCATATGGGCTGGAACCAGCTAGAACTAAGGCAAAGTAATTGTGCGCTTTGGCAAGACTTGGGCGCTAGTCCTTGGATGTATTTTGTACATTCATATTTCACCGCACCCGTTGATAGCTCTGTGACAGCAGCGACAACAACACATGGTAGCCAAACAGTTACAGTAGCGATCGCCAAAGATAATGTGATGGCTGTACAATTTCATCCCGAAAAATCATCCAATGACGGGATACATTTACTATCAAATTTCGTCAGAATGATCAGTGCGTAG